A single region of the Anopheles funestus chromosome X, idAnoFuneDA-416_04, whole genome shotgun sequence genome encodes:
- the LOC125764299 gene encoding caspase-like, which produces MMSMPDVVDVRSEINNEHVLNDCDNNDQLLAHDVNDALGSRKGQELFDHRIKARMPVERYASDYNMNHKRRGLALIFNHENFDVPQLKARAGTNVDCENLTATLKGLDFEVHVYKDLKLRDLQKEVERVSQMDHSDADCILVTILSHGELGYLYAKDCQYKLDVVWSYFTANHCPTLAGKPKLFFIQACQGDQLDGGVLLASKDRTETDSSSSMTFKIPTHADFLIAYSTIPGFYSWRNTQKGSWFMQSLCHELSQHGRKYDLLTLLTFVTQRVAYDFESNTPDIPMMHQQKQIPCTTTMLTRLLRFGEKKSF; this is translated from the exons ATGATGAGTATGCCCGATGTTGTCGACGTTCGAAGTGAAATTAATAACGAGCATGTATTAAATGACTGCGACAACAATGACCAACTACTTGCGCACGACGTTAATGATGCTCTCGGTTCGCGAAAAGGCCA GGAACTATTCGACCATCGCATAAAGGCACGGATGCCCGTCGAACGTTATGCGTCCGATTACAACATGAATCACAAACGGCGCGGATTGGCGTTGATTTTCAACCATGAAAACTTCGACGTACCGCAGCTGAAGGCACGGGCGGGAACCAATGTGGACTGCGAAAATTTGACCGCCACGCTCAAGGGTCTCGACTTCGAGGTGCACGTGTACAAGGATTTGAAGCTACGCGATCTACAGAAGGAGGTCGAACGAG TGTCGCAGATGGATCACAGCGATGCCGACTGCATACTGGTGACGATCTTATCACACGGTGAACTCGGCTACCTTTACGCAAAGGACTGCCAGTACAAGCTGGATGTCGTTTGGTCCTACTTCACGGCCAACCACTGTCCGACTTTGGCTGGGAAACCAAAGCTGTTTTTCATCCAAGCCTGCCAGGGCGACCAGCTGGACGGTGGTGTACTGCTCGCGTCCAAGGATCGCACCGAAACGGACAGTTCGTCCTCGATGACGTTCAAAATACCGACGCACGCGGACTTCCTGATCGCGTACTCGACCATACCGGGGTTTTACTCGTGGCGTAACACACAGAAGGGTTCGTGGTTCATGCAGTCGCTCTGTCACGAACTGAGCCAACACGGACGAAAGTATGATCTGCTCACGTTGCTCACATTCGTAACGCAGCGCGTTGCGTACGATTTTGAGTCGAACACGCCGGACATTCCGATGATGCACCAGCAGAAGCAGATCCCGTGCACGACCACCATGCTGACCCGTTTGCTGCGCTTTGGCGAGAAGAAATCATTTTAA
- the LOC125764284 gene encoding dnaJ homolog subfamily C member 25 homolog, whose translation MTTAARIWGWRFLILGFCATTGYGHYLDQFYCGQDNCYELLGVTRESTKQEIAKSYRQLARKYHPDLHHGAEQKQVAEESFKKIATAYEVLKDEESRNDYNYMLDNPQAYYAHFYRYYRRKAKIDVRLVIVVTISIISCIQYVTRWQRYDTAIKYFMSLPKYRNKALEMINQSASNGAAGGNGGKHSRTKLSKAELKKEHDEQIRKVIENNMDIQGAYAKPEIKDILWIQLFLLPYTIGRYICWTARWIWKFNVLKQPYGREEQLYLIRKYMRLTAVQFDSIESDTVEQFLRQQLWIKANFERWKVEQENEKKKQMADNPRYKAYRRYMKNHGPGRLTFEE comes from the coding sequence ATGACGACGGCAGCGCGAATTTGGGGCTGGCGTTTTCTGATTCTGGGTTTTTGTGCTACCACCGGTTATGGCCACTATCTGGACCAATTCTACTGCGGTCAGGACAACTGTTACGAGCTGCTGGGCGTTACGCGCGAAAGCACCAAGCAGGAAATTGCCAAATCGTACCGCCAGCTTGCCCGGAAGTATCACCCGGACCTGCATCATGGTGCCGAGCAGAAGCAGGTGGCCGAAGAATCGTTCAAGAAGATTGCCACCGCGTACGAAGTGCTGAAGGATGAAGAATCGCGCAatgattacaattacatgctGGACAATCCGCAGGCGTACTATGCACACTTCTACCGGTACTATCGCCGAAAGGCAAAGATTGACGTACGGCTGGTGATCGTGGTTACGATAAGCATCATCTCTTGCATCCAGTACGTAACGCGATGGCAGCGGTACGATACAGCAATCAAGTATTTCATGTCGTTGCCAAAGTACCGCAACAAGGCACTGGAGATGATCAATCAATCCGCGAGCAATGGTGCAGCGGGTGGCAACGGTGGAAAGCACAGCCGGACAAAGCTCTCCAAGGCGGAACTGAAAAAGGAACATGACGAGCAAATTCGCAAAGTGATCGAAAACAATATGGACATTCAAGGTGCGTACGCAAAGCCCGAAATAAAAGACATCCTCTGGATACAGCTGTTTCTGTTACCGTACACGATCGGTCGCTACATCTGCTGGACCGCTCGGTGGATCTGGAAGTTTAACGTGCTCAAGCAACCGTACGGGCGTGAAGAGCAGCTGTATCTCATCCGCAAGTACATGCGACTAACGGCGGTCCAGTTCGATTCGATCGAGTCCGACACCGTTGAACAGTTTCTGCGGCAGCAACTATGGATCAAGGCTAACTTCGAACGCTGGAAGGTGGAGCAGGAgaacgagaaaaagaaacaaatggcAGACAATCCACGGTACAAGGCATACCGCCGGTACATGAAAAATCACGGCCCGGGACGGCTCACGTTCGAGGAGTGA